One genomic region from Spirosoma sp. KCTC 42546 encodes:
- a CDS encoding SusC/RagA family TonB-linked outer membrane protein: protein MRNRSLLLMLFFAFYVPLQLFAQGRVIKGIVTSGEDNGAVPGVNVVIKGTNVGASTNAEGAYSITVPENLLKNGILVYSFIGMKTTEVPIGNQSTITVKLQHDETSLDEVIVSALGFKENADKRGATASKIEAKDIVRSGETGVINGMSGKAAGVQITKSAGDPGAGSYIQIRGQNTITGTTQPLVIVDGIPISNSTLGDGAAGVTQQSRLNDINPEDIASMQILKGASAAALWGSRAANGVIVITTKKGANSDKVNISYSTTVSFDTPNLLHPLQTNYGQGSDGVYNPTVANSWGDKIANRAGGDDVVNLTGARFESYSGKTYYPILTKNSKETYNDARKAAVFRTGTYIDNNLSVSGGNDKGNFYLSVGDLRQKGIINGQSDYNRTTLRFNSERRFNDIIKASTNATYARTTSNRIQRSNSVNGLYIGYLRSAPDFDSRDYIGNYFSSPTASAIPNRQRSYRNYLGALANPIYNDPLWAINQLTNFSEVDRFILSSEILITPASWFDITARGGIDANTDHRITNYPVNSAVNSGLGSYEEAIYKESEMNGDLIGRVFKDFGKNITSTLIVGFNINDRKYLNLGGTMNTFIIPDAPANFGNSLTSNDAPYRTTTHRRMARMYSTLNVGLYNQLFLNASVAGESGSTFGSQTKSTFYYPSADLAWQFTQLPVFRDNPVLSFGKLRASYGTVGVQPDAYRNTTTYVNASFSSWANSLSGSGYGNGAYVRNATQGDPFLQPERKTEYEVGTDLRFLNNRLTAGFTYYSNEITNLLLNVAAAGSTGYTSKYTNAGSMTNKGWELELHYNILNKKGFNWNVFGNVSRNINRVTNLAGTDIITLGGFSSTASTVAKVGYAMSSLYGGTYLRTESGALNLNANGFPQVAPQFGVVGDPNPDYRGGFGTNLSYKKLSLNVLFETFQGGDFYNGTRGTLYNFGTHADVGNEVTLTKDLKNYAGKTIAAGSTVRGNIQDFGAGPVLLDQSFYTSIGGGFSTLVEQFVTDASWTRIREISVGYSISSPKFRQKTKLQSIDVTVTGRNPVLWTKMVGIDPETALNGASNSRGQDYFNSPNTKSLLFSIKINY, encoded by the coding sequence ATGCGGAACAGAAGTTTACTACTCATGTTGTTTTTTGCCTTTTATGTCCCCTTACAGCTCTTCGCCCAGGGCCGGGTCATCAAAGGAATTGTTACATCCGGCGAAGACAATGGGGCAGTTCCCGGCGTAAACGTCGTTATCAAAGGCACGAATGTGGGGGCATCGACAAATGCTGAAGGTGCCTACTCGATTACCGTTCCCGAGAATCTACTGAAAAACGGGATTCTGGTTTACTCCTTCATCGGCATGAAAACTACTGAGGTGCCTATTGGCAATCAGAGTACCATTACAGTCAAATTGCAACACGACGAAACCTCGCTGGATGAGGTGATTGTGAGTGCATTAGGGTTCAAGGAGAACGCCGATAAGCGGGGAGCAACAGCCTCGAAAATCGAAGCCAAAGACATCGTTCGATCCGGCGAAACGGGCGTGATCAACGGGATGTCGGGTAAAGCTGCTGGCGTTCAGATTACGAAATCGGCCGGTGATCCTGGTGCTGGTTCGTATATCCAGATCCGTGGCCAAAATACCATTACGGGTACTACACAACCGCTGGTTATTGTGGATGGTATTCCTATCAGCAACTCGACCCTGGGCGATGGCGCAGCTGGCGTTACGCAACAATCCCGCCTGAATGACATCAACCCCGAAGACATTGCATCGATGCAAATCCTGAAAGGGGCCTCGGCAGCCGCGTTGTGGGGGTCGCGGGCGGCCAACGGTGTCATCGTTATTACGACCAAAAAAGGCGCTAATAGCGATAAGGTCAATATCTCGTATAGCACGACGGTTTCGTTCGATACGCCTAACCTGTTGCACCCGTTACAAACCAACTACGGTCAGGGATCAGACGGTGTGTATAACCCCACCGTTGCCAATTCCTGGGGCGATAAAATTGCCAACCGGGCTGGTGGCGATGATGTTGTGAACCTGACTGGCGCCCGCTTTGAGTCGTATAGTGGAAAGACGTACTACCCAATTCTTACCAAGAACTCGAAGGAAACCTACAATGACGCCCGTAAGGCGGCCGTCTTCCGGACGGGTACGTACATTGATAATAACCTCTCTGTCAGTGGTGGTAACGATAAAGGGAACTTCTATCTGAGCGTTGGTGATCTGCGTCAGAAGGGTATTATCAACGGGCAGAGCGATTACAACCGGACTACCCTCCGGTTCAACTCCGAGCGTCGGTTCAACGATATTATTAAAGCCTCGACCAACGCGACCTACGCCCGGACAACATCGAACCGGATTCAGCGCAGTAATAGTGTGAATGGACTGTACATTGGTTATCTCCGTTCGGCACCTGATTTCGACAGTCGCGATTACATCGGAAACTACTTCTCGTCGCCAACGGCCAGTGCCATTCCTAACCGGCAACGTTCGTATCGGAACTATCTGGGAGCGTTGGCCAACCCAATCTACAATGATCCGCTGTGGGCGATTAATCAGCTGACCAACTTTTCGGAAGTTGACCGCTTCATTTTGAGTTCAGAAATACTGATCACACCCGCAAGCTGGTTCGATATTACGGCCCGTGGAGGTATCGACGCCAACACCGATCACCGCATTACGAACTATCCGGTCAACTCGGCGGTCAATAGTGGTTTAGGGAGCTACGAGGAGGCTATCTATAAAGAATCGGAGATGAACGGTGACCTGATCGGTCGTGTTTTCAAGGATTTTGGCAAGAATATTACCAGCACCCTGATTGTAGGCTTTAACATTAATGATCGGAAATACCTCAACCTGGGTGGTACGATGAACACCTTCATCATTCCCGATGCGCCGGCCAACTTTGGTAACTCGCTGACCTCAAACGATGCCCCTTACCGAACTACCACGCACCGCCGGATGGCCCGTATGTATTCTACCCTGAATGTAGGCCTTTATAACCAGTTATTCTTGAACGCATCGGTGGCGGGTGAGTCGGGATCTACGTTTGGTAGCCAAACGAAATCGACCTTCTATTATCCATCCGCCGATCTGGCCTGGCAGTTTACGCAACTACCTGTTTTCCGCGACAATCCCGTGCTATCGTTTGGTAAACTGCGTGCGTCATATGGTACGGTGGGGGTACAACCAGATGCCTATAGAAATACTACAACCTACGTGAATGCATCTTTCAGCAGCTGGGCCAACTCGCTTAGTGGCTCAGGCTACGGCAATGGGGCGTATGTTCGTAATGCAACCCAGGGCGACCCGTTCCTGCAACCTGAACGGAAAACAGAATACGAAGTGGGTACTGATCTGCGCTTCCTGAACAACCGGTTAACGGCTGGCTTCACGTATTACTCCAACGAAATTACCAACCTGCTGCTGAACGTAGCTGCGGCTGGCTCGACGGGCTACACCTCTAAATACACCAACGCCGGTTCGATGACCAACAAAGGCTGGGAACTGGAACTGCATTACAATATCCTGAACAAGAAAGGATTTAACTGGAATGTATTTGGTAATGTGAGCCGGAACATCAACCGGGTAACCAACCTGGCCGGAACGGATATTATTACGTTGGGTGGTTTTAGCAGCACAGCGAGTACGGTGGCTAAAGTGGGCTACGCGATGTCGTCGCTCTACGGGGGTACCTATTTACGCACGGAGTCTGGTGCGCTGAATTTGAACGCCAATGGTTTCCCACAAGTGGCTCCCCAGTTTGGCGTTGTTGGCGATCCGAACCCAGACTATCGTGGTGGTTTTGGTACGAATTTATCGTACAAGAAACTCTCACTAAATGTTCTGTTCGAGACCTTCCAGGGCGGGGATTTCTACAATGGCACCAGAGGGACGCTCTATAACTTTGGTACCCATGCCGATGTGGGCAATGAAGTGACGCTGACGAAGGATCTGAAGAACTACGCCGGTAAAACCATTGCTGCCGGAAGCACCGTTCGGGGTAATATCCAGGATTTCGGTGCCGGTCCGGTATTGCTCGATCAGTCGTTCTATACCTCAATTGGGGGCGGCTTCAGCACCTTGGTTGAACAGTTTGTAACGGATGCCAGCTGGACCCGTATCCGCGAAATTTCGGTGGGGTACTCGATCAGTTCGCCCAAGTTTCGTCAGAAAACCAAGTTGCAGTCGATCGACGTAACGGTAACGGGCCGTAACCCGGTTCTGTGGACCAAAATGGTTGGTATTGACCCAGAAACGGCTCTTAATGGCGCCAGCAATTCACGCGGTCAGGACTATTTTAACAGCCCTAACACAAAGTCACTGCTGTTCAGCATAAAAATCAATTACTAA
- a CDS encoding SusD/RagB family nutrient-binding outer membrane lipoprotein yields MKRIYRSVFALLVGFQFFSCSSIVENLNVDPNNPTASTGSLLLTGTEIANMATQEGMASRLTTIWSGYATGADRQWLDYYNYNVTAGVYDADWNLVYQATNANALLTIEKATTLGNRKMAAIAKILRANALATGTELWGDIPFDQAGDILKYPSPAFEPQATVYTKLLALLDDAIADLKSGVGTVTTEDIHFGGDATKWTQVAYTLKARLQTDLKQYDAAYTTAQTGISAYANSLYAPHGNTANVNQNAYFSFLASSRTGDINAVGAYNTTLLNPTSAKYRGNSKTIETARFKFYYLEVGVNSPGKMEPNTTGTTGFFAQTASFPLVTYQENILTLAESALRSGKGFATALGHLNAYRAWLNTGGNINAAYLTAGSYKYEPYVAADFEAGGIENAAGGITADNALLREILEERYVSFYGQHVGWDDERRTRAEAYGIKLTPNNGTQLPWRFIYPQNELNSNANAPKPVPATFEAPAIYK; encoded by the coding sequence ATGAAACGCATATATAGATCAGTTTTTGCTCTTTTGGTTGGTTTTCAGTTCTTCTCCTGTTCGTCTATTGTCGAAAACCTGAACGTTGATCCCAACAACCCGACTGCTTCAACAGGTAGCCTATTGCTTACCGGTACCGAAATTGCCAACATGGCTACCCAGGAGGGGATGGCCAGTCGTCTGACAACGATATGGTCTGGTTATGCAACTGGCGCTGACCGGCAATGGCTGGATTATTACAATTACAACGTAACAGCTGGCGTGTATGATGCTGACTGGAACCTGGTGTATCAGGCAACGAATGCCAATGCCCTGCTCACGATTGAGAAAGCAACCACGCTCGGAAATCGTAAAATGGCGGCCATTGCCAAAATTTTACGGGCCAACGCATTAGCCACGGGTACCGAACTCTGGGGCGATATCCCATTTGATCAGGCGGGTGATATTCTTAAATACCCCAGTCCGGCCTTTGAACCCCAGGCAACGGTATATACGAAGCTCCTCGCCTTACTGGATGATGCGATTGCCGATCTGAAATCGGGTGTGGGTACCGTTACTACCGAAGATATCCACTTTGGTGGCGATGCCACGAAATGGACGCAGGTTGCCTATACACTGAAAGCCCGCTTGCAGACCGACCTGAAGCAGTATGATGCTGCCTATACAACTGCCCAAACGGGGATTAGTGCCTATGCCAATTCGCTTTATGCACCACATGGCAATACGGCCAACGTAAACCAGAACGCTTATTTCTCCTTTCTGGCTAGCTCACGTACCGGCGATATAAACGCTGTGGGAGCGTATAACACAACGCTACTGAATCCGACGAGCGCTAAATACAGAGGGAACTCGAAAACTATTGAAACAGCTCGGTTTAAGTTTTACTACCTGGAAGTTGGTGTCAATAGCCCCGGTAAAATGGAGCCAAATACGACCGGTACGACGGGTTTCTTCGCCCAAACGGCTAGTTTTCCGCTTGTTACGTATCAGGAAAATATCCTGACGCTGGCCGAATCGGCCTTACGTTCGGGTAAGGGTTTTGCAACGGCGCTTGGCCATCTGAACGCGTATCGGGCCTGGTTGAATACGGGCGGCAACATCAATGCGGCTTATCTGACGGCGGGTTCCTACAAATATGAGCCTTATGTAGCGGCCGATTTTGAGGCTGGTGGTATCGAAAATGCCGCGGGGGGCATCACGGCCGATAACGCCCTGTTACGGGAAATTCTGGAAGAACGCTATGTGTCGTTCTATGGTCAGCACGTTGGCTGGGATGATGAGCGCCGGACACGTGCCGAGGCCTATGGTATCAAGTTGACGCCTAATAACGGTACGCAGCTTCCCTGGCGGTTCATTTACCCACAAAATGAATTGAACTCCAACGCCAATGCACCAAAGCCAGTACCCGCAACATTCGAGGCACCGGCTATCTACAAATAG
- a CDS encoding PA14 domain-containing protein, producing MIKTLLKAILVVWSVFLWLLSPSAQAQQGLKGEYYTGTNFEHKVFTRIDPAISFSWLKRNPGPGIPRSYYSIRWTGKLLAPVSGAYTFNAKVDDGIRVWVGNKKVIDAWQLNDSKRFSGRVILEAGKFYDLRVDYFNDMLEGEIDLLWVLPNAPKTIFNGISNPGESITAQHFFQKAAPERVTVIKEPTKPIAPKPKPVPVARVVPKRSIPITPKPTPRLPLPLALKPVARPKPPADTLTKAVVSPSVPTTKPFDGHKPGETFALRQVQFAQSSYALLPESSVELDQLVIALKANPLWYIDVAGHTDNVGDPRLNLALSENRAKVVVAYLIRHGIAENRLTATGYGGTRPIADNAAESERSKNRRVEITIR from the coding sequence TTGATAAAAACTCTACTGAAAGCGATACTGGTAGTTTGGAGCGTATTCCTGTGGCTTTTAAGTCCATCGGCACAGGCCCAGCAAGGCCTGAAAGGAGAGTACTATACCGGAACGAATTTCGAGCATAAAGTTTTCACCCGGATCGATCCTGCGATCAGTTTCAGTTGGTTAAAACGGAATCCGGGGCCGGGTATTCCTCGCTCTTATTACTCCATCCGCTGGACGGGTAAATTGCTGGCACCTGTTTCGGGCGCTTACACCTTCAATGCGAAAGTAGATGATGGTATTCGGGTGTGGGTGGGCAACAAAAAAGTAATCGATGCCTGGCAATTAAATGACTCGAAGCGTTTCAGTGGACGGGTGATTCTGGAAGCCGGAAAGTTCTACGACTTACGGGTCGATTATTTCAACGATATGCTGGAAGGCGAAATCGACCTGTTATGGGTACTGCCCAATGCACCGAAAACGATTTTTAATGGTATCAGCAACCCCGGCGAATCCATAACCGCCCAGCATTTTTTTCAGAAAGCGGCTCCCGAGCGAGTCACTGTGATCAAAGAACCAACCAAGCCCATTGCTCCGAAACCCAAACCAGTACCTGTTGCCAGGGTTGTTCCCAAACGGTCTATACCGATTACGCCTAAACCTACCCCCCGCTTACCCTTGCCGCTGGCACTAAAACCAGTGGCAAGGCCTAAGCCCCCAGCAGATACGCTTACGAAAGCGGTTGTATCTCCATCAGTGCCAACAACGAAGCCGTTCGATGGCCATAAGCCGGGGGAGACGTTTGCGTTGCGACAGGTTCAGTTTGCACAGAGTAGTTATGCATTGTTACCTGAATCATCGGTTGAACTGGATCAGCTCGTAATTGCCCTAAAGGCAAACCCACTCTGGTACATCGATGTAGCGGGCCACACCGATAATGTGGGTGATCCAAGACTGAATCTGGCGTTGTCAGAAAATCGGGCAAAAGTGGTTGTAGCTTACTTAATCCGGCACGGCATTGCCGAAAATCGCCTGACCGCCACAGGATACGGCGGCACGCGCCCCATTGCCGATAATGCAGCAGAAAGTGAACGAAGTAAAAATCGACGGGTAGAGATTACGATTCGATAA
- a CDS encoding serine hydrolase codes for MNAWLISALLLFPAELIYPKRASALVTLPIKALTDNPLKTSVDTLVEQAAQEFMTAPEAVGLSLGIFKDGQTYVYNYGTVEKGKQQLPTDQTQYAIASISKTFTGALLAQAVVEKRVKLADDIRKYLTGNYPNLEYEGQPIRLFHLLNHRSGLPFLLPDVPDAFANTAIPSSAIATELLQNYTRADFYEDLHKVKLDAMPGYMFKYSNAGAQLLGYILERVYNLPFEDLVRQKLTQPLAMSDTKIELTPADQASFAKGYNCTGVQMPMVPDQLQGAGALKSTVTDMLKYIQWNVSEATEAAKLTHRPTWGDIDRYSAGLNWQMLKSAGYRAIWQDGNIPGYSSLCVNFPELNMGIVVLSNECDRKTASRITALTNQIAKALDERAVVLPN; via the coding sequence ATGAATGCCTGGCTCATCTCTGCTCTTCTGCTATTTCCAGCGGAGCTTATTTATCCGAAGCGCGCTTCTGCACTCGTCACGCTTCCGATAAAGGCGTTGACAGATAATCCACTGAAAACATCGGTCGATACCCTTGTTGAACAGGCTGCGCAAGAATTCATGACAGCCCCCGAAGCCGTAGGGCTTTCGCTGGGTATTTTTAAGGATGGGCAAACGTATGTGTACAACTACGGTACGGTCGAAAAAGGTAAACAACAACTCCCAACCGATCAAACCCAATATGCCATTGCATCCATCAGCAAGACGTTTACAGGTGCTTTACTCGCTCAGGCTGTTGTTGAAAAACGAGTAAAACTAGCTGATGATATCCGTAAATACCTGACGGGCAACTATCCCAATCTGGAATACGAAGGGCAACCGATCCGGCTCTTTCATCTGCTCAATCACCGGTCGGGTTTGCCGTTCCTGCTGCCCGATGTACCGGATGCGTTTGCCAATACCGCCATACCCTCCTCAGCCATTGCCACCGAACTCCTGCAAAACTATACCCGGGCAGATTTCTACGAAGATTTGCATAAAGTGAAACTGGACGCCATGCCGGGCTATATGTTCAAGTACTCCAACGCAGGGGCTCAGTTACTGGGCTATATTTTAGAGCGGGTATATAATCTACCGTTCGAGGACCTTGTCCGCCAGAAACTAACGCAGCCGCTGGCCATGAGCGATACGAAGATTGAACTGACGCCTGCCGATCAGGCAAGTTTTGCGAAAGGCTACAATTGCACGGGTGTACAGATGCCAATGGTACCCGATCAACTTCAGGGAGCGGGTGCCCTAAAATCGACTGTGACTGATATGCTGAAATACATTCAGTGGAACGTATCGGAGGCTACCGAAGCGGCTAAACTCACCCACCGGCCAACCTGGGGCGACATAGACCGGTACTCGGCGGGCCTGAACTGGCAAATGCTAAAGTCAGCGGGTTATCGGGCTATTTGGCAGGATGGCAATATTCCCGGCTACAGCAGTCTATGCGTCAACTTCCCCGAGTTGAACATGGGAATCGTGGTCCTCTCGAACGAATGCGATCGCAAGACAGCCTCCCGGATTACGGCGTTGACGAATCAGATTGCCAAAGCTCTGGACGAGCGGGCCGTTGTGCTTCCGAATTGA
- a CDS encoding serine hydrolase, which yields MRTQHLILALCLFAFTTDLVLGQVTPPTAKASPETTIQQLGTAFVQEKTHVGLSIGIVRNGKTSFYNFGTTEKGKNQVPTQHTIYEIGSISKTFGSLLLARAVLEKRASLDDDIRQYLDGDYPNLAYEGKPIRLVNLTNWTSELPDNFPDQPDRFKQVSPDSVPFRIVSELTRYTKQDFFNDLHAVKLKAAPGQNPRHCNVAAQLVGYILEKIYQMPYEELIRTKIEEPLQMHNTFGSASPNLFAKGYDGKGNPMPAFTMKAMQAAGGLRYSATDLLKYAAYQLNERDKAVQLTHQLTWGNVDNQAFGLNWFLHKTIDSKRQVEHSGGTFGFASYCDLYPDQNVGLVLLANDADQSTQYQLGELSKKIIDAFYGEPIAVTMLNTELKKRGYAQVINVVKDVRKKHPELYLNENYVNGWGYSLAGQNKLQDALEIFKLNVSLYPKGWNTYDSLAETYERIGNRKQAIENYKRSLALNAQNTNAIEFLKKVGESTEK from the coding sequence ATGCGTACTCAGCATCTCATTCTTGCTCTCTGTCTTTTCGCATTCACAACCGATCTAGTGTTGGGGCAAGTAACGCCCCCCACGGCAAAAGCCTCCCCGGAAACTACCATCCAGCAACTTGGGACGGCCTTTGTTCAGGAGAAAACACACGTAGGCTTGTCGATTGGTATTGTCCGAAACGGGAAGACATCGTTCTATAACTTCGGCACGACGGAGAAAGGCAAAAATCAGGTGCCCACGCAGCATACGATTTACGAGATTGGCTCGATCAGTAAAACGTTTGGGAGTCTGTTGCTAGCGAGAGCCGTACTCGAAAAACGCGCCAGCCTGGACGATGACATCCGCCAGTACCTCGATGGTGATTATCCGAACCTGGCTTACGAAGGCAAGCCCATCCGGCTGGTAAATCTCACCAACTGGACGTCTGAGCTACCGGATAATTTCCCCGATCAGCCCGATCGATTCAAGCAGGTCAGTCCCGATTCGGTGCCCTTTAGGATAGTGAGTGAGTTGACCCGCTATACAAAGCAGGATTTCTTCAATGATCTGCACGCCGTGAAGCTTAAGGCGGCTCCCGGTCAGAATCCGCGTCATTGCAACGTAGCGGCTCAGTTAGTAGGCTACATTCTGGAGAAAATTTACCAGATGCCTTACGAAGAGTTAATCAGAACGAAAATCGAAGAACCGCTCCAGATGCATAACACGTTTGGCTCAGCTTCTCCTAACCTGTTTGCGAAAGGCTACGACGGCAAAGGCAATCCAATGCCTGCGTTTACCATGAAAGCCATGCAGGCGGCTGGTGGCCTTCGTTACAGCGCCACCGATCTGCTGAAATACGCAGCCTATCAGTTAAATGAGCGTGACAAAGCCGTACAATTGACGCATCAGCTAACCTGGGGCAACGTCGATAATCAGGCGTTTGGCCTAAACTGGTTTCTGCACAAAACCATCGACAGCAAGCGTCAGGTAGAACACTCGGGTGGCACGTTCGGATTTGCCAGCTATTGTGATCTGTATCCCGATCAGAACGTAGGCCTGGTGCTGCTGGCCAATGACGCCGATCAGTCAACACAGTATCAACTCGGCGAGTTGTCTAAGAAGATTATAGACGCCTTCTACGGCGAACCAATCGCTGTAACGATGCTGAATACAGAACTGAAAAAGCGGGGTTATGCACAGGTTATCAACGTGGTAAAGGATGTCAGGAAAAAACATCCCGAACTTTACCTCAACGAAAATTACGTGAATGGCTGGGGGTATTCGCTGGCTGGGCAGAATAAACTACAGGACGCCCTTGAAATTTTCAAGCTGAATGTCAGTTTGTATCCTAAAGGCTGGAATACCTACGACAGTCTCGCCGAAACCTATGAGCGCATCGGCAATCGCAAGCAGGCGATTGAGAACTATAAGCGGTCGCTGGCCTTAAATGCACAGAATACCAACGCCATCGAGTTCTTAAAAAAAGTCGGTGAGTCTACCGAAAAGTAG
- a CDS encoding DUF4097 family beta strand repeat-containing protein, giving the protein MKTNNKSLSIIHYSLFICFLSLARPVAAQNEVKEQLVVPLSDASKPGNLRVGLINGSIHVVGYSGKDVVIDIVASPKRGRRDDDDDRPDRTANGMKRIATGFPLDVSAEEKNNTVNVNANTTRQTIDLTIKVPQRFSLKVSTINNGTIEVENVSGNLEVNNVNGYIHLTNVAGSAVATTVNGNVIASFKSIDSDTPMAFSTLNGNVDVTFPSSVKANSKLKSDRGDIYSDFDIDVDKNQPKVNRTSQSGMYQVKIEDWVYGKINGGGPEVMMKNMNGNIYIRKAK; this is encoded by the coding sequence ATGAAAACGAATAACAAGTCATTATCCATTATCCATTATTCATTATTCATTTGCTTTCTCAGCCTCGCTCGCCCGGTAGCTGCTCAGAATGAAGTGAAAGAACAATTAGTTGTTCCCTTGAGCGACGCGTCCAAACCCGGCAATTTGCGGGTAGGCTTAATCAATGGCTCTATTCACGTAGTTGGCTATAGTGGCAAAGATGTAGTGATCGACATTGTGGCCAGCCCAAAGCGCGGACGACGCGACGACGACGATGATCGCCCAGACCGAACAGCCAATGGCATGAAACGGATTGCAACGGGATTCCCCCTCGACGTTAGCGCCGAAGAGAAAAACAATACCGTAAACGTGAACGCCAACACCACAAGACAAACCATCGACCTGACCATTAAAGTACCGCAGCGTTTTTCGCTCAAGGTCAGCACTATTAATAATGGTACGATTGAGGTCGAGAATGTGAGTGGTAACCTGGAAGTCAATAACGTGAATGGCTACATCCACCTGACCAATGTTGCGGGTTCAGCGGTAGCCACTACCGTTAACGGCAACGTGATTGCCAGCTTCAAATCCATTGATTCGGATACACCGATGGCGTTTTCTACCCTGAACGGTAATGTCGACGTAACCTTTCCTTCTTCGGTGAAAGCGAACAGCAAACTCAAATCCGACCGGGGCGATATTTACAGCGACTTTGACATCGATGTCGACAAAAACCAACCGAAAGTGAACCGCACCAGCCAGTCGGGTATGTATCAGGTGAAGATTGAGGATTGGGTGTACGGGAAAATCAACGGCGGTGGCCCGGAAGTCATGATGAAGAACATGAACGGGAATATTTACATCCGCAAAGCGAAATAA
- a CDS encoding DUF4097 family beta strand repeat-containing protein codes for MKLFMIPVLAGLVLSCAQSPATAQEFKEHVSKEFTVSKASTGALAIYNINGFIKVEGYSGDKVVIEVDKSITAKNNGDLEIGKKEFQLQFDQQGDSIVAYIAEPFDSRPRRNRNRNNWNNDRDVDYDFTLNFTVKVPNRMNLVVSTVNRGNVTVKDVEGTLKARNVNGAITLTNVKGTTDAHTINGNLDVDYVANPPENSSYYTLNGNINVSYPSNLSADLQFKTFQGKFYTDFPNTEVLPVQAIKTTQKTGDGTVYKLNKNTAIRIGSGGKTFKFETFNGSIYIKKQS; via the coding sequence ATGAAACTGTTTATGATCCCCGTACTGGCGGGGCTGGTGCTTTCTTGTGCCCAATCGCCAGCGACTGCTCAGGAATTTAAAGAGCATGTCAGCAAAGAATTCACCGTATCGAAGGCATCAACTGGTGCGCTAGCCATTTACAACATAAACGGCTTTATCAAAGTCGAAGGCTACTCGGGCGATAAGGTCGTGATCGAGGTGGATAAATCCATTACGGCTAAAAACAATGGCGACCTGGAGATCGGCAAAAAAGAATTCCAGCTTCAGTTCGATCAGCAGGGCGACAGTATTGTGGCCTACATCGCCGAGCCCTTCGACTCACGTCCACGGCGCAATAGAAACCGGAACAACTGGAACAATGACCGGGATGTTGACTATGATTTCACGCTCAACTTCACGGTAAAAGTCCCGAATCGGATGAATCTCGTTGTGTCGACCGTTAACCGGGGCAACGTGACCGTCAAGGATGTGGAAGGAACGCTCAAAGCGCGTAATGTAAATGGGGCGATCACACTCACCAACGTAAAAGGTACGACAGACGCCCACACCATCAACGGAAATCTCGATGTCGATTACGTAGCTAACCCGCCCGAAAACTCGTCTTATTATACCCTCAACGGCAACATTAACGTGAGTTATCCTAGCAATCTATCGGCCGATCTACAGTTCAAGACCTTTCAGGGCAAGTTCTACACCGATTTCCCCAACACTGAAGTTTTGCCCGTGCAGGCCATTAAAACAACCCAGAAAACCGGCGACGGAACGGTTTATAAACTCAACAAAAACACCGCCATTCGCATCGGCAGTGGCGGGAAGACCTTCAAGTTTGAAACATTTAACGGAAGCATTTACATTAAAAAACAATCCTAA